The Seriola aureovittata isolate HTS-2021-v1 ecotype China chromosome 12, ASM2101889v1, whole genome shotgun sequence genome window below encodes:
- the LOC130178299 gene encoding dipeptidyl peptidase 9-like isoform X2, with the protein MHRVKRVKLCDNKEGIWKSCVTVSMTAVDGLSHSTEVVEMEDVPSQYFVEKHSWEGLRDIIHCSRKYSGMIANKAPHDFQFVQKKDENGPHSHRLYYLGMPYGSRENSLLYSEIPKKIRKEALLVLSWKQMLDHFQATPHQGAYSREEELLRERKRLGAFGITSYDYHAQTGLFLFQASNSLFYCQDGGNNGFISAPVKPVEIKTQCSGTRMDPKVCPGDPDFIAFINNNDLWIASIKTGEERRLTYCHKGVDNVKEDPKSAGVATFVIQEEFDRFTGYWWSPSAVEDPDGGKTVYLLYEEVDETEVEIIHVPSPALEERKADAYRYPRTGSKNPQATLKLAEIKTDHQGRIVSTQDKELVVPFTSLFPGTEYIARVGWTSDGKYGWAVLLDRSQRKLQLVLLPPALFIPVTDDPAQRQESLEAVPSNTQPYIIYEETTDVWINVHDIFYPFIQTTEDEFTFIWVNESKTGFSHLYKITSLFQPGCYHWTEDYQHIEGDFKCAIKEEITLTSGEWEVLARHGSKIWVNEASKLVYFQGTRDTPLEHHLYVVSYDSPGDVVRLTKPGFSHSCSVSQNFDFFVSHYSNVSTPPCVHVYRLTSSEGDPLHMVPEFWASMMESPGCPGDYNPPEIFDFPGKSGFQLYGMVYKPHNLQPGRKHPTVLFVYGGPQVQLVNNSFKGMKYLRLNTLASLGYAVVVIDGRGSCQRGLEFEGALKNKMGQVEIEDQVEGLQYVAEKFNFVDLSRVAIHGWSYGGFLSLMGLIQRPNVFKLAIAGAPVTVWMAYDTGYTERYMDVPENNQQGYEEGSVALHVDKLPSEPNRLLILHGFLDENVHFFHTNFLVSQIIRAGKPYQLQVYPNERHSIRCPESGEHYEIMLLHFLQQYL; encoded by the exons ATGCATAGAGTCAAGAGGGTCAAACTTTGTGACAATAAAGAGGGTATCTGGAAAAG ctgtgtgacagtgagtaTGACGGCTGTGGACGGCCTTTCGCACAGTACAGAGGTGGTGGAGATGGAGGATGTTCCATCTCAGTACTTCGTGGAGAAACACTCTTGGGAGGGCCTTCGTGACATTATCCACTGTAGCAGGAAGTACTCGGGCATGATCGCTAACAAGGCCCCCCATGACTTCCAGTTTGTGCAGAAGAAGGATGAGAATGGACCCCACTCCCACCGGTTGTATTATCTCG GAATGCCTTATGGGAGCAGAGAGAATTCGTTACTCTACTCAGAAATCCCCAAGAAGATCCGTAAAGAGGCCCTCTTggtgttgtcatggaaacagatGCTGGATCACTTCCAG GCTACACCACACCAGGGGGCTTACTCTCGGGAGGAGGAGTTGCTGAGAGAGCGTAAACGTTTGGGAGCATTTGGTATCACCTCCTATGACTACCATGCTCAGACAGGCCTGTTCCTCTTCCAGGCCAGCAATAGCCTCTTCTACTGTCAGGATGGAGGCAACAATGGTTTCATC TCTGCTCCTGTAAAGCCTGTGGAGATAAAGACCCAGTGCTCAGGGACCCGAATGGACCCCAAGGTCTGCCCTGGAGACCCTGACTTCATAGCTTTCATCAACAATAACGACCTGTGGATAGCCAGCATTAAGACTGGCGAGGAAAGGAGACTCACTTACTGCCACAAAG GTGTGGATAATGTTAAGGAGGACCCGAAGTCTGCAGGTGTAGCAACGTTTGTCATCCAGGAAGAGTTTGACCGTTTCACTGGCTACTGGTGGAGTCCCTCAGCAGTGGAAG ACCCTGATGGAGGAAAAACAGTGTACCTTCTGTATGAAGAGGTGGATGAGACGGAAGTAGAGATTATTCATGTTCCATCTCCAGCACTGGAGGAGCGGAAAGCAGACGCATACAGATATCCTCGTACAG GTAGCAAAAATCCCCAGGCTACCCTTAAACTggcagagataaagacagaccATCAAGGAAGA ATTGTGAGCACGCAAGATAAAGAACTGGTCGTCCCCTTTACCTCCTTGTTTCCTGGGACAGAATACATCGCCAGAGTAGGATGGACGAGTGATGGCAAATA TGGCTGGGCAGTGCTTCTGGACCGCAGTCAGAGGAAGTTACAGCTGGTCCTGCTGCCTCCAGCCCTCTTCATCCCTGTCACAGATGACCCAGCTCAGAGGCAGGAGAGTCTGGAGGCCGTGCCCAGTAACACACAGCCATACATAATCTATGAAGAGACCACTGATGTCTGGATTAAT GTTCATGATATATTTTATCCCTTTATTCAAACGACAGAGGATGAGTTTACTTTCATTTGGGTAAATGAGTCAAAAACGGGTTTCAGCCACCTGTATAAAATCACATCCCTGTTTCAACCGGGCTGCTACCATTGGACAGAGGACTACCAACACATAGAGG GAGACTTCAAATGTGCAATCAAGGAGGAGATTACATTGACCAGTGGAGAATGGGAAGTGTTAGCAAGACATGGTTCCAAG ATCTGGGTGAATGAGGCATCAAAGTTGGTGTACTTCCAGGGCACCAGGGACACTCCTCTGGAGCACCACCTCTATGTGGTCAGCTATGACTCACCCGGAGACGTGGTCAGACTAACCAAGCCTGGCTTCTCTCATAGCTGCTCTGTTAGTCAG aactttgacttttttgtcaGCCACTACAGTAACGTGAGTACGCCTCCATGTGTTCACGTCTACAGACTGACCAGTTCAGAAGGTGACCCACTACACATGGTACCTGAGTTCTGGGCCAGCATGATGGAGTCACCAG GCTGCCCAGGAGATTACAATCCACCTGAGATATTTGACTTCCCAGGGAAGTCAGGCTTCCAACTTTATGGGATGGTGTACAAGCCTCACAACCTGCAGCCTGGCAGGAAACACCCCACTGTTCTCTTCGTGTACGGAGGCCCACAG gtgcaACTGGTGAACAACTCCTTCAAGGGGATGAAGTACCTCCGTCTGAACACACTGGCCTCTCTGGGCTACGCTGTGGTTGTCATTGATGGGAGGGGTTCCTGTCAGAGGGGCCTTGAATTTGAAGGGgcactaaaaaacaaaatg GGTCAGGTGGAGATCGAGGACCAGGTGGAGGGGCTGCAGTATGTGGCGGAGAAGTTTAACTTTGTGGACCTGAGCCGTGTTGCTATCCATGGCTGGTCCTATGGCGGTTTCCTCTCACTCATGGGCCTCATCCAGCGACCCAATGTCTTCAAG CTGGCTATCGCAGGTGCCCCAGTGACTGTGTGGATGGCATACGACACTGGCTACACAGAGCGTTACATGGATGTGCCTGAGAACAACCAGCAGGGCTACGAGGAAGGATCTGTGGCCTTGCATGTGGACAAGCTGCCCAGCGA GCCCAATCGTTTGCTGATTCTTCACGGTTTTCTAGATGAGAATGTGCACTTTTTCCACACCAATTTCCTAGTGTCACAGATAATCCGTGCTGGGAAGCCCTATCAGCTTCAG GTCTACCCCAACGAGCGACACAGTATTCGCTGCCCTGAGTCTGGAGAGCACTACGAGATCATGCTGCTGCACTTTCTACAACAATACCTCTGA
- the LOC130178299 gene encoding dipeptidyl peptidase 9-like isoform X1 — MHRVKRVKLCDNKEGIWKSCVTVSMTAVDGLSHSTEVVEMEDVPSQYFVEKHSWEGLRDIIHCSRKYSGMIANKAPHDFQFVQKKDENGPHSHRLYYLGMPYGSRENSLLYSEIPKKIRKEALLVLSWKQMLDHFQATPHQGAYSREEELLRERKRLGAFGITSYDYHAQTGLFLFQASNSLFYCQDGGNNGFIQSAPVKPVEIKTQCSGTRMDPKVCPGDPDFIAFINNNDLWIASIKTGEERRLTYCHKGVDNVKEDPKSAGVATFVIQEEFDRFTGYWWSPSAVEDPDGGKTVYLLYEEVDETEVEIIHVPSPALEERKADAYRYPRTGSKNPQATLKLAEIKTDHQGRIVSTQDKELVVPFTSLFPGTEYIARVGWTSDGKYGWAVLLDRSQRKLQLVLLPPALFIPVTDDPAQRQESLEAVPSNTQPYIIYEETTDVWINVHDIFYPFIQTTEDEFTFIWVNESKTGFSHLYKITSLFQPGCYHWTEDYQHIEGDFKCAIKEEITLTSGEWEVLARHGSKIWVNEASKLVYFQGTRDTPLEHHLYVVSYDSPGDVVRLTKPGFSHSCSVSQNFDFFVSHYSNVSTPPCVHVYRLTSSEGDPLHMVPEFWASMMESPGCPGDYNPPEIFDFPGKSGFQLYGMVYKPHNLQPGRKHPTVLFVYGGPQVQLVNNSFKGMKYLRLNTLASLGYAVVVIDGRGSCQRGLEFEGALKNKMGQVEIEDQVEGLQYVAEKFNFVDLSRVAIHGWSYGGFLSLMGLIQRPNVFKLAIAGAPVTVWMAYDTGYTERYMDVPENNQQGYEEGSVALHVDKLPSEPNRLLILHGFLDENVHFFHTNFLVSQIIRAGKPYQLQVYPNERHSIRCPESGEHYEIMLLHFLQQYL; from the exons ATGCATAGAGTCAAGAGGGTCAAACTTTGTGACAATAAAGAGGGTATCTGGAAAAG ctgtgtgacagtgagtaTGACGGCTGTGGACGGCCTTTCGCACAGTACAGAGGTGGTGGAGATGGAGGATGTTCCATCTCAGTACTTCGTGGAGAAACACTCTTGGGAGGGCCTTCGTGACATTATCCACTGTAGCAGGAAGTACTCGGGCATGATCGCTAACAAGGCCCCCCATGACTTCCAGTTTGTGCAGAAGAAGGATGAGAATGGACCCCACTCCCACCGGTTGTATTATCTCG GAATGCCTTATGGGAGCAGAGAGAATTCGTTACTCTACTCAGAAATCCCCAAGAAGATCCGTAAAGAGGCCCTCTTggtgttgtcatggaaacagatGCTGGATCACTTCCAG GCTACACCACACCAGGGGGCTTACTCTCGGGAGGAGGAGTTGCTGAGAGAGCGTAAACGTTTGGGAGCATTTGGTATCACCTCCTATGACTACCATGCTCAGACAGGCCTGTTCCTCTTCCAGGCCAGCAATAGCCTCTTCTACTGTCAGGATGGAGGCAACAATGGTTTCATC caGTCTGCTCCTGTAAAGCCTGTGGAGATAAAGACCCAGTGCTCAGGGACCCGAATGGACCCCAAGGTCTGCCCTGGAGACCCTGACTTCATAGCTTTCATCAACAATAACGACCTGTGGATAGCCAGCATTAAGACTGGCGAGGAAAGGAGACTCACTTACTGCCACAAAG GTGTGGATAATGTTAAGGAGGACCCGAAGTCTGCAGGTGTAGCAACGTTTGTCATCCAGGAAGAGTTTGACCGTTTCACTGGCTACTGGTGGAGTCCCTCAGCAGTGGAAG ACCCTGATGGAGGAAAAACAGTGTACCTTCTGTATGAAGAGGTGGATGAGACGGAAGTAGAGATTATTCATGTTCCATCTCCAGCACTGGAGGAGCGGAAAGCAGACGCATACAGATATCCTCGTACAG GTAGCAAAAATCCCCAGGCTACCCTTAAACTggcagagataaagacagaccATCAAGGAAGA ATTGTGAGCACGCAAGATAAAGAACTGGTCGTCCCCTTTACCTCCTTGTTTCCTGGGACAGAATACATCGCCAGAGTAGGATGGACGAGTGATGGCAAATA TGGCTGGGCAGTGCTTCTGGACCGCAGTCAGAGGAAGTTACAGCTGGTCCTGCTGCCTCCAGCCCTCTTCATCCCTGTCACAGATGACCCAGCTCAGAGGCAGGAGAGTCTGGAGGCCGTGCCCAGTAACACACAGCCATACATAATCTATGAAGAGACCACTGATGTCTGGATTAAT GTTCATGATATATTTTATCCCTTTATTCAAACGACAGAGGATGAGTTTACTTTCATTTGGGTAAATGAGTCAAAAACGGGTTTCAGCCACCTGTATAAAATCACATCCCTGTTTCAACCGGGCTGCTACCATTGGACAGAGGACTACCAACACATAGAGG GAGACTTCAAATGTGCAATCAAGGAGGAGATTACATTGACCAGTGGAGAATGGGAAGTGTTAGCAAGACATGGTTCCAAG ATCTGGGTGAATGAGGCATCAAAGTTGGTGTACTTCCAGGGCACCAGGGACACTCCTCTGGAGCACCACCTCTATGTGGTCAGCTATGACTCACCCGGAGACGTGGTCAGACTAACCAAGCCTGGCTTCTCTCATAGCTGCTCTGTTAGTCAG aactttgacttttttgtcaGCCACTACAGTAACGTGAGTACGCCTCCATGTGTTCACGTCTACAGACTGACCAGTTCAGAAGGTGACCCACTACACATGGTACCTGAGTTCTGGGCCAGCATGATGGAGTCACCAG GCTGCCCAGGAGATTACAATCCACCTGAGATATTTGACTTCCCAGGGAAGTCAGGCTTCCAACTTTATGGGATGGTGTACAAGCCTCACAACCTGCAGCCTGGCAGGAAACACCCCACTGTTCTCTTCGTGTACGGAGGCCCACAG gtgcaACTGGTGAACAACTCCTTCAAGGGGATGAAGTACCTCCGTCTGAACACACTGGCCTCTCTGGGCTACGCTGTGGTTGTCATTGATGGGAGGGGTTCCTGTCAGAGGGGCCTTGAATTTGAAGGGgcactaaaaaacaaaatg GGTCAGGTGGAGATCGAGGACCAGGTGGAGGGGCTGCAGTATGTGGCGGAGAAGTTTAACTTTGTGGACCTGAGCCGTGTTGCTATCCATGGCTGGTCCTATGGCGGTTTCCTCTCACTCATGGGCCTCATCCAGCGACCCAATGTCTTCAAG CTGGCTATCGCAGGTGCCCCAGTGACTGTGTGGATGGCATACGACACTGGCTACACAGAGCGTTACATGGATGTGCCTGAGAACAACCAGCAGGGCTACGAGGAAGGATCTGTGGCCTTGCATGTGGACAAGCTGCCCAGCGA GCCCAATCGTTTGCTGATTCTTCACGGTTTTCTAGATGAGAATGTGCACTTTTTCCACACCAATTTCCTAGTGTCACAGATAATCCGTGCTGGGAAGCCCTATCAGCTTCAG GTCTACCCCAACGAGCGACACAGTATTCGCTGCCCTGAGTCTGGAGAGCACTACGAGATCATGCTGCTGCACTTTCTACAACAATACCTCTGA